In a single window of the Trypanosoma brucei brucei TREU927 chromosome 6, complete sequence genome:
- a CDS encoding L-threonine 3-dehydrogenase, putative has translation MFCFSRFALCAAAPRVLVTGALGQIGTDLSLALRDKFGADSVLVSDVVEPGAKHPLAGLKGVEKLDCLDSNGFEKLVKEFKPTWMYHLPAIMSVRGEAEPDLAMDINVNTTRYALELARKYNIRIFIPSTIAAFGDKCGKTMTKDDTIMNPSTVYGVTKVYTELLGTWYRQKYGVDFRSVRLPGIISAATLPGGGATDYAIHMYHSALLQKKCVCPVLPYESLPMMYMPDTLNSLVKIMEAPLEKLTRTVYNITGFSFSPSELRFSIERCTDRTIEVEYVEGPAQKIANSWPDSLDDSNARNDWGHQVKYDIDMMSEDMLRQIPILHGLPSL, from the coding sequence atgttttgtttttctcgttTCGCTCTCTGTGCTGCGGCGCCTCGTGTGCTTGTAACTGGAGCTCTGGGTCAAATCGGAACTGATCTTAGCCTTGCATTGCGAGACAAGTTTGGTGCAGACTCCGTCCTGGTGAGTGATGTGGTTGAGCCAGGTGCAAAGCACCCACTTGCCGGTTTAAAGGGCGTTGAGAAGCTCGACTGCCTCGACAGCAACGGTTTTGAGAAGTTGGTGAAGGAGTTTaaaccaacatggatgtatCACCTCCCGGCTATTATGTCCGTCCGTGGTGAAGCGGAACCTGATCTTGCGATGGATATCAACGTTAACACCACACGTTATGCACTTGAGCTTGCTCGGAAGTACAATATACGTATTTTCATTCCAAGCACCATCGCCGCCTTTGGTGACAAGTGTGGGAAGACTATGACGAAGGATGATACCATCATGAACCCCTCCACGGTGTACGGTGTGACGAAAGTTTACACGGAATTGCTCGGCACGTGGTACCGTCAAAAGTACGGTGTGGATTTCCGCAGTGTGCGTCTACCTGGTATTATATCTGCTGCAACGCTCCCTGGTGGAGGTGCCACAGACTACGCCATTCACATGTACCATTCTGCACTTCTGCAGAAGAAATGTGTGTGTCCTGTTCTCCCTTACGAGTCACTCCCTATGATGTACATGCCCGACACACTGAACAGTTTGGTAAAAATCATGGAGGCGCCCCTTGAGAAGTTGACTCGCACGGTGTACAACATAACTGGTTTTAGTTTTTCCCCATCGGAACTGAGGTTCAGCATTGAGAGGTGTACTGACCGCACCATTGAGGTGGAATATGTGGAGGGTCCTGCTCAAAAGATTGCAAACTCGTGGCCAGACAGTCTCGATGACAGCAACGCACGCAATGACTGGGGACACCAGGTGAAATATGATATTGATATGATGAGCGAAGATATGTTGCGGCAGATACCAATCCTTCATGGACTTCCATCCTTGTGa